AAAGAAAAGGCAGTGGTGGAAATGACAAAGCTGAACAACCAAATAAAACAAGCTCAAAGCCAGCAAGAGTCACTAATGGAGGAAACCAAGCAGCTATATGCTGAGAAGTTACTTGTCCAGACTGAAAACAAATTCTTCCTGGAATATCTAACCAACAAAACTGAAGAGTATAGCATGCAGCCTGAAAGGCTGTGGAACAGCTATTTACAAAAAAGTCAGGAGATTGAACAAAGGAGACGAGACTATGCCTCCAAATATGCGAAACAAACTTCAGTGTTTAAAAGGGAGCTTTTGCAGAAGGAAAAGATCCAATGCAACTTAAAGCAGCAGTTGCAGACACTGAGGAAAATTTCACTGTTAAAGgagaaacaggagagagaaatcCAGATATTACAGGacgagaaaaagaaaaccccagcTGAGACGGATGCCAAGAAACAGGAAATCCAGGTCCAGTTACTCCAGGAAAAAGCATTTCTAGAGAAACAACTGAGTGAGCCAGACATGGGGCAgttgggaaagaggaaaagaaaggagcttGACAGGAAGGCCCAGGCCTTGGAGTTGGAAGCAAAGCAGTATACTTTTGAGTTCTACCGTGGCATCAGGAGAGAGAACCGGGAGTTACGGAAGAAGTTCCTGCAGCAAACTCAGCAGTGCCAGGAGTTGCAAGCTACTAAAAGCCAGTTAGAAAATCAgaagcagcagctgcagctggaACAGTGGTATGTGGAGGGCTTAATCCGGGCCAGGCAACGATTGCAAAGAAGGCGTAATTGGTGCCCAGGACAGGATGCTCCAAGGACCACACTAACACCTCTGAGTACCAAACCAAAGATTAATCCAAAGCAATTCCTAAAATAACACTGCATAAATAAAGACTGGAGCAAGTATTCTGATAAACCGATTGCTGCATAAACTTAGTTAGGAAGGCTTTAGGATCTCAGATTGCTATGGCAAAGTATCCATCATGATGTGTTAGTGTGAAATATTAGGTGCATTTTCCCAGCAGTACTGCTACATATTTGTGCCACCAGCTTCCTTTAATTAGGAGATTTTTCCTTCATTAGATCTTGTTAATAAATGGGATGTTCCTCAAATCTCTAGATAACACCATTTCCCAAACACCAGTACATTAAACTAGCTCAAGAAAACCACCTGGAGGTAGTGAAAGGAAAACAGTGGTGTGATTTATTTCGTGTGGCCAACTTAGATTTCTAAGAGTAGCATTTCAGATTGACTTTATATGATACCTTCCTCTCTGTAAACAAACGGGTTATCCTCATGCCTCTTGGCCAGCTCCACACAAAAAAGGCAAAGTGCTTTTAAGGTCTTTTTCAAGTTTGCACCAGTGACCAGGCAGCTTCTTCTATGGTTTTGTCAAGAGTGGAAAAGTAATTTAAGCAGTATGTTCAATAAGAGctaggcaaaaaacaaaaacaaaaaaaacccactgggCAGAATGACCTTTTGTCTGATGCTCAGCCCCTACAATTTTAGCTTTGAGTAAATTAAGGGAAGAGCAGATATTAGGTCAACTCTTAACTTTTGAAAAACCTTTTCTGTCAAGAAAtacatctagggatccctgggtggcgcagtggtttagcgcctgcctttggcccagggcacgatcctggagacccgggatcgaatcccacgtcgggctcccggtgcatggagcctgcttctccctctgcctatttctctgcctctctctctctctctgtgtgactatcaaaaataaataaaaaataaaaaaaataaaaaaaaaagaaatacatctaGCATTAATGAGGTAACTGAATGCCTCTActtatttcaggaaaatatatgaaaaacgtTTTAAAATATTGGGACAACTGTAAAGAGTCTTGTGCCGTCTATTTCCCTAACAACATTCTGAATTCTAAGACAACGAgtaagattacttaaatataagtACTTCAGGTTTAGGTCACTTCTACATTTTCTTACCTGATACCTGATACCTGATAGTGCATTTTGAAATgccttttataattaaaagtgcCTTATATTTATGTCTATTGAGAAGAAcaagctttgcgcagtggcagtatccATCATAGCCAAAGAAGTTTATCCAGGCACGATTATTGCTAATTTAGAAGAACTGGAAATAATATCTTTAATTAGTAAGACTTTtatggtagtttttaaaaatttttttgcactGACGACATATAGACGGTTAGACTAGTTATTTATTTGCATGCTGAATCCTAGTACAGGAACATAATCCCACATTTTAACATTGCTCCTCTATGGGAAAATAAAGTCaactttatgttttccagaaattgTCAGtgattaaaaacttcaaaataatcttCCTGAGTTTTCAGTTTTATGCCTATGTAAAAATGAATTCCTTTAAAATTGTGGAGTAAAAAGTTTTTCCTCCCTCAATGCCTTCACCTTCTAGCTTTAACGATGTTTTTAATGTGTagcttattagaaataaaaaccttAGATTATAGTGTATCTGTTGACTTTTCCCCAGTAACGGCTTTCCTGTTTCATCACTCTTATTACTGCTTCTGCATATCTCATTCATACTAGTATGGATATAATAAAACCAATTTCAG
This region of Vulpes vulpes isolate BD-2025 chromosome 8, VulVul3, whole genome shotgun sequence genomic DNA includes:
- the LOC140600065 gene encoding coiled-coil domain-containing protein 121-like produces the protein MRFKEKAVVEMTKLNNQIKQAQSQQESLMEETKQLYAEKLLVQTENKFFLEYLTNKTEEYSMQPERLWNSYLQKSQEIEQRRRDYASKYAKQTSVFKRELLQKEKIQCNLKQQLQTLRKISLLKEKQEREIQILQDEKKKTPAETDAKKQEIQVQLLQEKAFLEKQLSEPDMGQLGKRKRKELDRKAQALELEAKQYTFEFYRGIRRENRELRKKFLQQTQQCQELQATKSQLENQKQQLQLEQWYVEGLIRARQRLQRRRNWCPGQDAPRTTLTPLSTKPKINPKQFLK